The DNA sequence CGGCCGGAGCGAGCCGGGATTGGTAGAGGTAGTGCGTGCGAGCGTGAGAACCTGACAACGACGAAGGCCCCCGACCGAGGTCGGGGGCCTTCGTCGTCGCTGTCTCAACGAGTGTCCGGAGGGGGACTTGAACCCCCACGCCCGATAAAGGGCACTAGCACCTCAAGCTAGCGCGTCTGCCTATTCCGCCACCCGGACAGGTGGTGTTTCCCGGCTTCTCGTCCGGCACCTGAGCACCGTCCGCCCTGCTGGGCAACGCCAGAAAAGATAGCACGCGGCCGGCGGCACCTCCGAACCGCGAGGCACCCCGACGGCCACTCGTGACGGACACCACACCTCCCGCCGCTTCGTGCGTGAGCGGAGGGGCGACGGCACGGTTGTCGCCGTTGTACGACCCGCGCCACCCGGTAGCGTCCTGCGCCATGGAGACCTTCGAGCTGCGCTCGCCGGACGGCGCCCTGGTGCTCACCGCCCCAACCGCCGACGACGTCGACCGCATCACCGACGTCTGCCAGGAACCGGACATCCAGTTCTGGACCACCATGCCGAGCCCGTACCGGCGCTCCGACGCCGAGAACTTCGTCACCAGTGTCGTCCCCGCGAGCTGGACGGACGGCTCGCCGGTCTGGGCGATCCGCGACGAGGGCGGTGCGCGGCTCGTCGGCATGATCGGCCTCCACGGCGCCCAGGACGGCAAGGCGGAGATCGGCTACTGGCTCGCCTCCGAGGCGCGTGGCCACGGCGTCATGTCCACCGCCGTCGGGCTCGTCCTCGACGCCGGTTTCGACCGGCTGGGCCTGCACACGATCGCCTGGCGCGCCGACGCCGGCAACTGGGCCTCCTGGCGAGCGGTCTGGCGCCACGGTTTCCGCAAGGAAGGAACGGTGCGCTCGCTCAACCACTCCCGCGGGGAGTGGAAGGACGGCTGGATCGGCACCCTACTCAGGGATGACCCGCGCACCCCCGTGGCGCCGTGGGACGGGCCGGACCGCGCCGCCGCGACGGGCAACCCGGACGGCACCGCCGTGGGAGCCCAGCCCGCCGCGCCGTCGCCCCGCGACCCCGACGCTCTCGTCCGGCAGTTCCACGAGACCTACCACCTGCCCGTCGTCGCCGACGCCCCCAGCGTCGACCGAGACCGGGTCCACATGCGCATGGCTCTCGTCGCCGAGGAGCTGGCCGAGCTCGTCGAGGCCGTCTACGGCGAGTCCGCCGGGGCCGAGGTCTCGGCCGCCTTCACCCGTGCCGTCGCGGCCGACGACGGCACCCGGGACACCGTCGAGGCCGCCGACGCCCTCGGAGACCTCATCTACGTCATCTACGGGATGGCGCTCGAGTGCGGGATCCCGCTGGACGAGGTCCTCGCCGAGATCCAGGCCTCCAACCTCTCCAAGCTCGGCGAGGACGGGAGGCCCATCTACCGCGAGGACGGGAAGGTGCTCAAGGGGCCCGGGTTCTTCCCGCCGGACATCGCCAGCGTCCTCGCGCGCCACGGTTTCCGTCCGAAAATGTGACGCGCGGCTGTGCATCTGGTCCGCATTGCCGGTGACGCACGGCACAATAGCCCGATGCCCGATCTCGCCACCGCACCGGAGGTCACGGCGCTACCCGCCGACAACCCCTTCGCCGCACCCTCCACGCTGCCCTACGGCCTGCCCGACTTCGCCGCGGTCCGTCTGGAGCACTTCCGCCCGGCAGTGCTGGCCGGCATGGCCGCCCAGCGGGCCGAGTGGGAGGCGATCGCCACCGACCAGGACCTGCCCGACGTCGCCAACACCCTCGAGGCGCTCGAGTGCTCGGGCGAGATCCTGCGCCGGACCATGGTGGTCCTGCACACCCTTGCCGGCTCGGTCGGCGGGGACGACCTCCACGCCCTCGAGTCCGAGATCGCCCCGCTGCTCGCCGCACACGGCGACGCGCTCTACCTCGACCGGCGCATCTACAACCGCCTCGAGTCCGTCGCCAACGCGGCCCCCCTTCTCGACCTCGACGACGAGACCGCCTGGCTCCTCGAGCAGTACCGCAAGACCTTC is a window from the Georgenia muralis genome containing:
- a CDS encoding bifunctional GNAT family N-acetyltransferase/nucleoside triphosphate pyrophosphohydrolase family protein; the encoded protein is METFELRSPDGALVLTAPTADDVDRITDVCQEPDIQFWTTMPSPYRRSDAENFVTSVVPASWTDGSPVWAIRDEGGARLVGMIGLHGAQDGKAEIGYWLASEARGHGVMSTAVGLVLDAGFDRLGLHTIAWRADAGNWASWRAVWRHGFRKEGTVRSLNHSRGEWKDGWIGTLLRDDPRTPVAPWDGPDRAAATGNPDGTAVGAQPAAPSPRDPDALVRQFHETYHLPVVADAPSVDRDRVHMRMALVAEELAELVEAVYGESAGAEVSAAFTRAVAADDGTRDTVEAADALGDLIYVIYGMALECGIPLDEVLAEIQASNLSKLGEDGRPIYREDGKVLKGPGFFPPDIASVLARHGFRPKM